CATGCCATCTTGGTTTCCTTCACAGACAGAAATCAGAGCTCTTCTTCTTACAGTAAGATCTTATTGCTGAATTTGTTAACCTATAAAATGTTGGAATAGATAAAGGAAACTTGCTTCGTAATATAGTTATGGCTGCAGGTGTCCATCGTTTAGTAAgtgtagattattttttttctttcctaagatGCTTCTTTTAAATGAAGGACATTCCCCTCCCTCCTAAATTGTCCATCCTTCAAGTTTGGGAAACTTTGGAAGTGGCCGAGGGTCACGCTTCCCTAGAAAACGTTACAGCTTCAGTCAGTGGGGAATACGTTTGGTAACTTACACTTCCAGTTGTGCCAGTCCATGACCTGGCACAAAAGCAGAGTTCAGCCTCCAATTCTGTGAAGCTTTTACTTAACTGTTGCGTGTAGAATGCAATTGTGTCATGGTTTTGAATGATGGTTTGATTTCTTGATTCTTATTTCAGCTGGGATGAATGGGTTCCAGAAAGCAGAGTGCTCAAATACGTGGATACCaatctgcagaaacaaaaagaacttCAAAAGGCCAATCAGTGAGTATGTTTTTAGAAGTCCTTGGCAGtaaatagggttttttttatagagCTTCAATCCAACAGCTGTATATCAAGGGAAGTTAGtgagcttaaaaataaaaagctttcaagaGGTGTTCCCGTGTTCGTTTACTGTTGAGCTGCTTTGGCTGACAGAGGTGTTCCGCTCAGCTTCAGGACACCTataaatactttgatttttatgaATGCTGATCTTGTGTTTCTTTaatagaaatacttttaatgAGAGCttagtttgtttttcagcagcagcGTGCTGCTTCCACATGATTCAGAATGAGGATGGTGGGAGTGGTAGGAAATGGCTGTTCACACTGCCAAGTATTGTATGGAGAAGCCTAAATCTTTCTGATAATGAACTGAATTTGTTCTTGCTCATGTCACACTGGTTCACAAAGCCATTTACTACACGTTCTCTAAATGTTTTGCATGACCTGGTTTCCtttgaggaggggaaaaaaaagcttcttttcccattaaagttttatttctgaattaattctttttGAAGGGAACAATATGCAGAGGGGAAGATGAGAGGTGCTGCTCCGGGGAAGAAGACTtctgggctgcagcagaaaaatgttgaagtgtaagaagcttttgttttataaaaaccCCTAAAGCCAAAACCCTCCCAAACTTCTACCTGCCAGTTTTACTATTGATCTTTAAATAGTATGTTTCTTAGAATGGTTCTGCAGGCTGAATGACATTGCTTCAGACACAACCCACACAAAAGCCGTGTTTCACTTTTGTGATATCAAAAGGcctttgaattattttactAAAACTGTTCTCTTAGGTTGTGCAGTGTTCAATGCTGAATGAAGGGACTGAGTAGACACTAACACTGCTTTTTTGCACTCTGTTCCTCTTAAGTTAGCGAACTGGCACTCGCAGTGGTGAGTCCTCATAAGACTCGTGTATCTCAGTGAAATCCCTTTCTATATAGACCGTTACAGTTGTTCTAAGCTGTGCAAGCAGTTTGGAATAAAATCCTTAATGCCTTGCCTTCTTACTGTACAGTTgttaaaactgcatttcaagagtctttgttttgctgtttttgaCAAAACTAAACCTCTGTGCTATTAAAAATGGTTTGGAATCTTAAGAGACCAGAAGCAAGCTCAGACGTTTCTTAGAAAAAGGAATCTCAGGATGTAACTCTCAGATTTCTTTCATTccatcctttttgtttttcagagtaGGCTTCTATGGTGTGATGTGTAGAGTCTCATACAATCAGTACAGCTCTACTGTACTCATGTGCCATGAAACTCTTCTGTTTGGGTAGTACTTCACTtgatcatcatcatcattactATTGTGATGTTCTAAACTCCTGACTTCATCTTCATAAGGAAGCTGCTGAAATGACATCAGTTCCTATGAAGAGCATTTGGCAGCAGCCTCAGATTTCCAGGCTCATTTATGGGCAACTTTATGCTCTGAAATGTGTATGGTTGATCTGATAGTGGGTACACATACATGTTTGTGCTCTAGATCCTGAATGCAGATGTCATGTTGGGATTAGTGACAGCCTGAGCAAGGCTGGGAATTGGCTCTTGGTTGTGGAATGAGGAGTGATGGATCTGGCTGTAATGCTGCGTGCATGCTCCCCTGTGGTCTGTCACTGTGGGTGCTGAGGTGCTTTACCAGCACCAGTTTGGGGTGCTCCGTCAGCACAGGCTTGTGCTGACAGAGCCCGTTTGGCTTCGTTTGAggctgaaaaaacaaaacaaatgcctGTTTAGGCAGTTCCTAATTAAtgtcattaaaatataattaaaacaggTCTAAATTATGACTGTTACTAATTTGGCTGCTTAAGGGGTTGCTGCACCTGAGCTGTCTGCATTTTAGTCAGCGGGAGTAGGATTAATTTCATGTGTAGCTTTGACACATTAGTGATGACTCAGTTGTAAAGGTCTACAGTTTGCATTGCAGAGAGCATCCTGATAGTAGCTTCAGGACTGGGTTCCCCATGCTGCCAGCGTTAGTCATCTCGGTAGTGCAGATTGATTGCAGTGGGATGAGTTGTTCTCTCTGGCTGAGTAAATGTTAACCTGTGCTTGGAACCAAAGTTGGCTTCATCTCCTCAACCACATCTAATAATATAGCATCCAAGGGAGACCCACACAGTGAAAATGACTTGGACTTAAGCCTCTGTGTAACTATAAAGCTTAAAAGCACGTTGCCAGGACTGTCTTTACTCTCTGGTTGAAACCAGTTGGGGAAAGGGAGTGCTTTTTACTGTCGTCACTATCCTGAGCATGGGTCTTTGCTTCCAGCACAGCAAACCAGACACTAAGTTAACTCTCTGAAACTTCTGTTTCATGTTGAttggaaaaattaattccttgaTGGTGGCTTTTCAGAGTTttaaaggggaagaaggaaaactatTGTCACTAGAACAGCAGTCTGGTGTTGGGAAAGTCATTTACGACAGGGTCCCATATGCTTGTTGCACTGATCTTGCTCCTAGTCTCTAGCCATTACCAGCATCCAATGCATCCCTCTAAATTAGACCTGTGCTTCTTTCCACAAAGtctccttatttttcttccttatttggAGGCTGAGGGAGAGGAAATACTTTGACTTACCCTAGCAGTGATGCGGGGTTGAGATACTGATGTATTATTGACCAAACTGTTGGTGCTTACGTCCTGCTTACAGCTAAAGGCAAGATGGCTTCTGAGGAATCTCAAAATCCAGTTCCAAAGTAAAACTTGTGGATTGTTCTCTTGTTGTAAATCTGAGGGCATTGTAGATACATAAAGTActggtggtggggagggggagaaacTGGTCATGCAACTATTCTATTTGGGCCTCAAAATTTACCTTTTGTAGCATTCTTGGAGGATGGAGCAAAGGGGAAAGGTAACTTAGAGCTGGAAACTCTCTCTTCAGATAGCCAAATAGTAATGGAAAGGAACTAACAATCTAAGCACAACTTATCCTCCAGGAATGTTCAGTAAGACTATAGTATGCTGCTAAAAAGGTAAATTTTTGAATCTTAAATAGATTCTCTTTAAGGCTAAACACGAGGTCTGACATTCTTTCCTTAACTCAACCCCCATTGTGCCTAGATTTTTCAGACGAGATGGAGCGCACACAGTTTGCTGTTTGGAGACCCCTACAATATCGACGCGGTGAGTTAAGGATGGATTGTCAAACCAGGATTTGCATCCTGAAATCCAGATCTCCTTCCTTTCATAGATTTCTTTTAGAGACTCTTAAAGTCCTAAGTTGTAATAATGTAAGCTTTGGTAGCTGTTAACAATTATAAGTACTGCAGTGTGTcgttttggggtggttttgtgttggttttttaaGCCAGTATGGACTGCCAGACTTCAGTTGCTCTGAAACGTCTGCCTTTTCAGTTGGGGTAGGGTACAATATGAGGAGTCAAATGCATTCGGTGTGTCCACTCTTTAAACAGTGAGGACAACTGACTTCAGCTTTGGAAACTGGGTAGCTCTAGAATGTTGCGTTGCTCTGCATGCAGCCTGGTTTCTGCTTCCATGGAAATCAGTGACAAACAACACAGTCCTCTGGAAGTCTTGGAGTGAGGCTGCTACAGGACCCAGTGTTAGCACTATGAGGTGTGAACTTGCTCCTTaatgtgctgtatttttattgttggCTTGAGTCTGTTCAGCAGCTTTTGAGTCGGTTTGTAAGCGATACTGGAACAAACAAGTATGCAAGAAATGCAGGTTGTGtacatttggttttaaaatcattcttcatCTTATGATAATGAGAAGCTATCATAGAGAAAACTTCTGTATGGTTATAGCAGGTTGCCAAAAATGAAATACAACACTACAGCTACTGGCACATCCAGACTGTTTTACACGTAGCTCTGCTGAATTCCAGCTTCTGAGAGTTTCTGGTACCTTTCTTGGGCCTAATGTGATTAACTCGCAAAAACCAGTAAGCAGTCAGAGTTAATGGGTGCTTGGCAAATAAGAAGGGCAACTGGGAGTGTTCTAGAGGGAAGATATGGCACTGAATAACAAATCTGAGAACAgcatctgtttttaaatgatCTATCTGCAAGCAGGCTCATCCGAGATGCTCTCAAAACAGCATCTCAGCTTGGGAgttactgttttttcttgtaaCAGAAGTCTCGTTCTTAATCTGAACATATTACTCAAAAGCGTATGCTCCTGCTGCACGTCTCGTGGCATCCTCTGCTATCTCTGGCACAGCTAGTAGCGCTCACAAGCTACTTCAAGTCCTCTAAATGTCAAGCAGCATATGAACACTGCCTCCGTGCCAGTTGTCTGGGGCTGTAACAACACGACAGTGGCTCAAGCTGGAGATTTTCCGCACCTCTTCTGCTCTCTGATGGTCACCAGTAACATGTGCTTAGGGATAACGGAGCGAGTCAAGTCTGGAATGGTGCTCTCCCCCATATACTCTTACTGCTTCTAGCAGTCTGTAATTAAGGGACTTCAGAGCTGGAGGCTGGATCCGTGTGATGGGTTTAATAACCTTTTGTAGGACTGTCTTAGGTTTATCTATTAACTTCTGAACCCTTTGGACTTCTGGCATCCCATCACCTTGTCACAGCATGTTCTCATTTTAATTCAGTGCTGTGTTGAAGAGGGGAGCAAAGAGGATGACTCCTCCTGCCTCTTTAATGCCTGCCGCTTCAGGTGGTCTTCCATCTATCTTGAGGAAAGATTGATTAGTTCTTCAAGCTTCACCTCTGCTGcatttcccctctctttcctgCCCAGTTGTCACCTTGAGAAAGCCCTTGTCTGCCTGGTTACTCCTGGTATAGAAGCTGTTGTACACTACCAGCTATTCTTTGTTCTCTTTACCTCTTCTCATTTTACTGTGTGCCTTCTACTGTTAGGTTCCTGACCAGGCACAGGAGACGTGTGTATGTAATCTGACTCTGGTTTTTATCCTTTAGCTACTAATGTGTTTAATTGAATCTTCATAGGAGTCCTGCTTCTCACAGCTAAGGTAGTGACCAAGCTGCTTGAGCAACAGTAGCTGATACCGTGCTTTTTTCCAGCATACTTCTTTCACttttaatgtacttttttattgttatacACCTTCTATGAGGAGAGGCTTTCTGATTTCATATAACTCAGTTTGTTTTATCAGTAAACTGGTGCCTAATCTCCTTTTTCTGGCATTACTGAACTCAAATGCCTGAGACCAAGTGGCAGCTACCTTCATTCTCTGCTGCTCGTACTAAACCAGCTGTTGCAGGGAGGTTCTAACAGGCCTTCAAGTCCCTTTAAAAGGCACATGGATTTTGGCAGAGTAAAATACTTGTTACTGTCCACAACGTGTTTATCTACCTGGTCATGGACTCCTGCCTGTTGTGGAGTAAGTAAACCTTCCAGAGCCTTGGGTCTTTTTCCTGGTGTTGTCTGTCTGTGCTGTATctattttcaaagctatttttatttcctgctgcCAGTTCCCTAGACACGTCCCAGGAGACACTTCAGACACTTCAGTTTAGAGCTCTGAGCATCAACACTCCCTCTTttatagactcacagaatggttagggttggaaaggaccttccTGAGGTGGTACCCGAGGTTCTGTGACAGATACTTGATTATCCTTCCTCTGATCTGCAGACGGGTGCAGTGCAGTCTGCAGTATGTTGTCTTCTCTGGCAGCCTCCTCAGTCTCGCCATTTGATCATGAACACAGTCCTGGTTTGGATGCTGAGACTGGAATTTCAGTATTATGCCCTTGTGGCATGGgctgcttattttccttctctaacCCTGACCCCTTTGATACTCAACATTTCACTGTTGTGAGCTGTTCTGTGAGCTGGAACACTGGTTTCTACTGCTTCTCTTGTTTCTACACAATTTCAGATGGTTATGTCAGTAGTTCAGTTATTTTTGGCTTTCTAATTCAGCCTCACATGTTGATCCCTAATACTTGAATATTCTTCTTAGAGCTATGTCTTGCCctgctaaaataaaatccttgaGGAGAGCTGGGTTAGCTTCTTGCCAGCGCTGATTGCTAGTGCCCTGCTTTGAGGAGGTGATGTCTGGCTGCAGTGGGATGCACCCTTCACGTTTGAACTGTGAGATCTTTTGCTCCTTGCACCTTTGCTCAGTCTTTAATTAACACTCTTTCCACAGAAGCTTCCTTGAAACTTCCCAGGCTGCTTTTTAGTTGTCagtttgcagtgaaaaatgCCAGTCAGAGGAGAAACGTGGATGaagaacagcagctgagctgggctgtgctTGCTGCATAGAGAAGTCAGTGAAAGTTtgatgctgcttctgtgctgcagtaTCAGGCTTGCTGTTTGTAACGTGGTTGTGAAGGGGCACAAAAGGATGTGTTGTAACCTATCCCAGATACGCTTCATCTTGTGTCACTTCAGGACCTGCATTCCATTTGTCCTTGCAGGAAGGCATTATCTCCCATCGTGAGGAATGTGCTGGTGCTCTTTGGCTGTGTGTCTCAAAATGAGAGGCTGCCTGGTGTGATTAATGGCATCTAGTTATCTGGGATGCACTGCTCTTGTcaggctgcagctccatcaGTGGGGCTGTCTGTAACCTCCGAGGTACAGATGCTGCATCTTTCTCCTGCCATGCCTCTGGTGCTGTGCACACAGCACCCTGCATCCTGCACAGCAGCCTTCACCTCCTGAGGGTGTTATTCCAGGCAGCCTGCACAAGCCTGCCGCATGCTGATGTTTTCTCTCTAACCCCAGCTCTTTCGGCTTGTTCCCTAACTCAGTTTGTCTTTTAAACTTTGCAGACAGATGGCTGCTTTGACTGGAAGCAGAGGCATATGACTTGAAATGTGAGGAATGAGGTGGGAGAGCACAAGCAACCGTCTAGAATGGATTATGCTAGACTTTGTGCTCCAGTAACGTAGATGTGGTTTACTATCTTAATTGCAGTAGTTCTTTAAGTACTGTATATAGCCTGTCTGTTCCAGTTTAAGACTCTGCTTCTAGGCTAATGCTTGACATTTTTATCTTGTGATTTTACTTCTGGAAAGAACTCCCTGTTCCTCCTTGTTTGCTCTAGGTTTGGAAGAAAAGACTTTCTCTTCAATACACAAGTCCGTTATCAGTGACTTAACTTGGCAATTGTTCCTTCTTCCTGAAGAGAAATGATCTTTATTCTGCCCACAGTTTAAGCCTAATTAGCGCTTGTTTGACTTGAAGCTTGAAAAAAGCCTGACACTTCCTATCTTCAGACCTTCCTAGAAACTGCCTACTTCCTGCCCCAGATAAACCCAGTTCAAAGCCTGGATACAAAAGTCACTTGAGCTAGTGGTGAATTcccaaggaaataaataatcttGTTCTGGTAAAGAGTTTTATCCACACAATCTGCAACTTTGGGAGAGGTTTAACTGGGCTCCTGTCAATAGCAAACTGAAACATGACTAGTAGTAGTACTCTGAATTAAAACATTCTGGTTAGGAAATATACAAAGTTCAGGTAAGAACAAAAATGCCTGTGAAGGGAGTTTAATTTTGTCATTAATGCTCTTGACCTACCTGAATATCTGCATGTCGTGTGCATTGTATTTCAGGTGTCCTTAAGTTTTTGGAAGTACAGCTCttaatttagaataaaaataagggTTAAGGATAGAAACTTTAGAGAGTGCGAAGTGTGTAAATTGCAAACAGTAAGTGCTGAGAGAAGCATTTGGAGGAAGACACAAATTAGTGACAAGGCTATTTAGTGTTGTTCCAGATATTCCTAATAAGTGGCAAGTGTAATTGTCGCCCCCCCGAAAGCTGATGTTGGAATTGTAACCTTCCTGCCCATAACTCTGGTGGTAGTTCTATTTAAAcctccctctgctgctgtaGCAGTGGAACTGTGTGGGGTGTTTTCAGTGCTTCACTGCAGTTCATTCAGTTGCCTTGAGATTTATCTGACAATTCCCAGCCCTTGTCCCTAAGTGATccctgaaacacagaaataaaccaCCTCCAGATCTGGTGTGGTTTTCCACACAAGAGCACTTGGAAAGTATGAAACATCTGTAGATGCTGCTTGCAAGGTGTCCGTACTGGTTTTAAATACTCAGGCATTCCTGGCATGCTTTCGGGGGGGTTTAGGTTTAAGTTTAGTgatttctcccccccccaaaaaaatggTGAATTCTCACCCGTTACATGAAAAATCCTGTAGTGTCATAACTGTGACGCTCAGTCAGAGCTGAcattttccatgtgcttttATCTAAATACCCTGTAGGCCACTGGGCATTTGCTCATTGTTCTGAACTTAGCAGTCAGTTTTTCTGGCTTTATACTTTTGATTCTTTTAAGTACCATTATCTTTATATTTGCAATAATTTATGTTCttcttgcaggaaaacaaaaaagaacaaacagaaaagtaagTATGTCTTTATTTCGTATGTAAGTGGATACCCGTAGGGAAGGCTTCTTGCTTGAGGCAGCTTTAAGGTCTTACTCCAGCTAAGTTGACTTACTCTCACCTTGCATTGTTCCTTTTGGACTTGAGCTGTGTCTTCCTCTCGCTCAGGAGGAATGCATCCTTTCCTGGTCCATACACAAACTACTTGGTTCAGAGCTcttgcaaataaaagcaaagatcAAAAGAGCCATGGATCTGTTGAAATAATTTCGTAAGTCAAATTCATGCTTTCTTACTGAGATGGAGACGTGACACATCTgcaaagctgagctgctggctccaaAAGTTCTTCCCAAGAACACTGCAGATACTGAcattggtttgtttttagtGCAGAAACCTCCATCTTCAGATAAGTGTAAGCACAACAGTTTAAACTGTCACAAATACATGGGATTTGCAGACTGTAAGTAatatttagaacaaaaaaacaagTGATAAGATGACCGGAGAGAAATCTCAGCCTTACTTTTAAATCCTTCCTCTACAACTGACTTGCCTGATTTCTTAAGCAGTGTAATGTCTGTGTTCTGAACAGCTCCAGGGATTGGAGAGGGGAGCAGCACCAGTGAGACTCCTCAGCCTCCGAGGAAGAAGAGGGCTCGAGTTGACCCAACGGTTGAAAGTGTACGTATCCCTGATCTCACAGGGGGCTGCAGGAAGGTTGCTTtgctcagaaatgcagcagcacctcctcctgcagcGTGGAGGGTTACAACTTGCAGGACCAAGGTTCCCAAGTGGCCTTGAAAAATCCAAGCTATTTCCTTGTTCCCTGTGGAGCCTACAGGAATGACTGGAGGAATTCCACAGTCCAGTTGTATGTTTCAGTTGTGAGAACAAGGAATATGGGTGACACGAAGCTTGGGCAGTTATCTGGAAGTCATTTGTCTGGTTTCACTGTTTTCAGGAGGAAACATTTATGAACAGAGTTGAAGTGAAGGTGAAAATCCCAGAAGAGCTGAAGCCGTGGCTGGTGGATGACTGGGACTTGATCACCAGGCAAAAGCAGGTAATGTGTCAGAGGAACACCACCAGAATTTCATCTCCTCTTCAAGTGCTGTGTAGTGAAATCTCTTGTGGAGTTTGACAGCAGCCTCATGGCTTTACTCGGCAGTTCTCATACCAGTTGGATTTTAACCAAAGGTCACCTGTGAGTAGGACTGTGGCCCAGCATAGCTGCATGTAGAATAGGCTTGGTCTAATCAAGCGCAAGCTGGAAAGGCAAATCATTTTAACTACTTATTTAAGCTTTAATGGTGTTCAGTCTATGCATGCTTGGCCACTGGAATGTTTTGAACATTTTGAACAGGCATCACATGCGGTGCCTGTTTTACCTCAGCTCCTTTCTGCCTTGTTTACCTGTCACTCACTGCCAAGTTCTGCAGGTACCTTGAGTTGTTCCACAGCTCTGACAGCAAGCTGTCACTTAGGAGAGTGTCTTAACTTCTGCCAGATCCATGTAAATCTTCCTGATAGAGTGAATTaaactctgctttctgttttaaaagcataagACATTTTCATGaacataaaatgtattaatcATGAACTGTTTCTTGTATGAAACCACTACTAAAATTGGcaagaagcacagaaaacaatacTGGTTTTCATTGCTTGCTAGGCTGCAGGTGCATGCTCTAACTTACTGCTACTCCCAGGTACTGTCTCTCTTCTTGCAATCCCAGACACAAAAATCTATTCAAGTCCTACATGGATGAGCAAGTTCATCCTCATGTGCATTGGCTTAAATTTAGCTTGCAGATACAAATATCTGCATAAATTAGACCAttgtatttgttctgttttccttcttttgtagCTCTTCTATCTTCCTGCCAAGAAGAACGTGGACTCCATTTTAGAGGATTATGCAAACTACAAGAAATCACGAGGAAACACTGATAACAAGTAAGCAGTGGCCATTTCAAACCTTAAATacttgttctgctgctgtggttgGACTTGTATTTCATGGAAAATTTAGTAA
Above is a genomic segment from Strigops habroptila isolate Jane chromosome 9, bStrHab1.2.pri, whole genome shotgun sequence containing:
- the MORF4L1 gene encoding mortality factor 4-like protein 1 isoform X1 → MAPKQDPKPKFQEGERGALFHGPLLYEAKCVKVAIKDKQVKYFIHYSGWNKKFFKYSCHLGFLHRQKSELFFLHWDEWVPESRVLKYVDTNLQKQKELQKANQEQYAEGKMRGAAPGKKTSGLQQKNVEVFFRRDGAHTVCCLETPTISTRKTKKNKQKTPGIGEGSSTSETPQPPRKKRARVDPTVESEETFMNRVEVKVKIPEELKPWLVDDWDLITRQKQLFYLPAKKNVDSILEDYANYKKSRGNTDNKEYAVNEVVAGIKEYFNVMLGTQLLYKFERPQYAEILADHPDAPMSQVYGAPHLLRLFVRIGAMLAYTPLDEKSLALLLNYLHDFLKYLAKNSSALFSASDYEVAPPEYHRKAV
- the MORF4L1 gene encoding mortality factor 4-like protein 1 isoform X4 produces the protein MAPKQDPKPKFQEGERGALFHGPLLYEAKCVKVAIKDKQVKYFIHYSGWNKNWDEWVPESRVLKYVDTNLQKQKELQKANQEQYAEGKMRGAAPGKKTSGLQQKNVEVFFRRDGAHTVCCLETPTISTRKTKKNKQKTPGIGEGSSTSETPQPPRKKRARVDPTVESEETFMNRVEVKVKIPEELKPWLVDDWDLITRQKQLFYLPAKKNVDSILEDYANYKKSRGNTDNKEYAVNEVVAGIKEYFNVMLGTQLLYKFERPQYAEILADHPDAPMSQVYGAPHLLRLFVRIGAMLAYTPLDEKSLALLLNYLHDFLKYLAKNSSALFSASDYEVAPPEYHRKAV
- the MORF4L1 gene encoding mortality factor 4-like protein 1 isoform X3, encoding MAPKQDPKPKFQEGERGALFHGPLLYEAKCVKVAIKDKQVKYFIHYSGWNKKFFKYSCHLGFLHRQKSELFFLHWDEWVPESRVLKYVDTNLQKQKELQKANQEQYAEGKMRGAAPGKKTSGLQQKNVEVKTKKNKQKTPGIGEGSSTSETPQPPRKKRARVDPTVESEETFMNRVEVKVKIPEELKPWLVDDWDLITRQKQLFYLPAKKNVDSILEDYANYKKSRGNTDNKEYAVNEVVAGIKEYFNVMLGTQLLYKFERPQYAEILADHPDAPMSQVYGAPHLLRLFVRIGAMLAYTPLDEKSLALLLNYLHDFLKYLAKNSSALFSASDYEVAPPEYHRKAV
- the MORF4L1 gene encoding mortality factor 4-like protein 1 isoform X2, with product MAPKQDPKPKFQEGERGALFHGPLLYEAKCVKVAIKDKQVKYFIHYSGWNKKQKSELFFLHWDEWVPESRVLKYVDTNLQKQKELQKANQEQYAEGKMRGAAPGKKTSGLQQKNVEVFFRRDGAHTVCCLETPTISTRKTKKNKQKTPGIGEGSSTSETPQPPRKKRARVDPTVESEETFMNRVEVKVKIPEELKPWLVDDWDLITRQKQLFYLPAKKNVDSILEDYANYKKSRGNTDNKEYAVNEVVAGIKEYFNVMLGTQLLYKFERPQYAEILADHPDAPMSQVYGAPHLLRLFVRIGAMLAYTPLDEKSLALLLNYLHDFLKYLAKNSSALFSASDYEVAPPEYHRKAV